The DNA window CTGAATTTTCTTTCCCAGGCCACATGACAAGGCACTTCATGAGAAAACCATCAGCTGACATGTCTATAGAGACCATTCTGTGCCAGAAACAGTTCCAGGTTTAGTGGGTATGTATAGAGCACGCTCTTTCACAGCTAGGGTCCTCTCACACAGGTACAGGACTGACCTCCATATGTTCCAAAGGGGTTACTGGAGCTCTGAGTGCTTAAGGTCACACTCTGAGGTAGAACTCAGAGGGTATACATCTTGGTGCAAGCTTGGTGTTGGATGGCATTTGTGAATAAGGCCATGTTCTGTAATGAAGAGTTTTCACTTTTCACCCAAGTTTGTTGCTATTTGCTTCCTACACACATACAATGAATAAAGACAACATACTTCACACTgacacaaacataaaaatcaccTTGTTCTCTGAAGTGAGTGTTGGGATCTCAGCTAACAGTATCCTGTTTTTTGCCCACCTTTCCATGCTCCTTGGTGAGAACAGGCCCAAACCCATTGACCTTTACATTGCTTTCTTGTCCCTAACCCAACTAATGCTGCTTATAACTATGGGCCTCATAGTTCTGGACATGTTTACATATCAGGGGAGATGGGATTCTACCACATGCCAGTCCTTTATCTATTTGCACAGATTTTTGAGGGGACTCACTCTTTGTGCTATTTGTTCTCTGAATATCCTTTGGACCATCATTCTCAGTCCTAGAAGCTCCCGTTTAACAAAGTTTAAACATAAATATCCCCATCACATCTCAggtgcctttcttttcctctgtgttttctaTATGTCCTTTAGCAGTCACTACTTAGTATCAATTATTGCTACCCCTAACTTGACTTCAgataattttatgtatgttacTCAGTCCTGCTCACTCCTACCTGTGAGTTATTCCAGAAGAAGCATGTTTTCCACACCGATGGCCATCAGGGAAGCCTTTCTTATTAGTATCATGGCCCTGTCCAGTGGGTACATGGTGGCTCTCCTATGGAGGCACAAGAATCAGGCCCAGCATCTTCAGAGCACCAGAGTTTCTACAAAAGCATCGCCAGAGCAAAGAGCCATCAGGACCATCCTGCTGCTCATGATCTTTTTTGTGGTTCTCTACATTTTGGAAAATGTTGTCTTCTACTCAAGGATGAAGTTCAAGGATTGCTCTATATTCTTCTGTTTCCATATTATTGTGTCCCATAGCTATGCCACAGTCAGTCCTTTTGTGTTCATTTGCACTGAAAAGTGAATCATTAAGTTTTTGAGGACAATGTTTGACAGAATAGCACATATTTGATCATTCAGTGATGGGCATGGACCCTGAATATATTCCAGTAAGTTGTAATCAGAGCTATGGATCGTGACATATTTGCAACATTCTTGGGCTTAAATTCAtataagaaaattttcttttttctgttaacTCTGTTTCCTTTGTGTGTGGATGACAAGTATATAAAGGAAGATTAAACAGCATGTCTTCTCAGATATCATTAAAGGTTTAGATTTCTCAGTGTGTTTTTGAAGGAGATCTGTGAGAGGGCTTAGTCCACCAGGAACATCTTGAACATGTACCCTGCCAGAGAGACACCAACAGAGTGAATTACAATGACAGATCTTAGAGGACTCAAATTGAGAGAGATGATGAACAGAGTACTTTACCTGGGGTCAAAATAttcaaatttaaagaataaattagTCATACCTAATTACTTAGCCTTAGTCTCAGTAAACATCAAGAAAACTGTGGGCTTGTAGCATGCCTGAATACTTGAGATTAAACCAATACCTCCTCAGAGCAAACTTTGTGCAGGTGAACACAAACACAGCCACACACTTTACACAGCTGAATACCCTCAAAGAGAAACACATATTActatcctgtctcagaaaatcaatGTGTAACAAGGAGAGATTGAGCTGTTGCCTCTATGGATACATCACCCTACATTCTAGTGTCTTTCATATGAGAAGATACTCTTCAGCCTACTGTAAGAGAAGGCAAACACCAACCATCCACAAAGCCTTTCTCGCTAATGCTGTCCTGCCAGCAAAATGACCCAGGGCAACCTGGCAGAAAACTTATAGGAGTAGCCAACCAGGATGTGGATTGACTTAAGGCCCATTTCATGAGATTGACCCATACCCAACAGTGTTTGGGTGAGCAAGAATAAGAAACTAGATAGACCAGATGTTGATGGCAAAAGTAATTACTTCTAGTCTTAATAAAAGGTAATGATAAAATGTCTCAGTGATGTTCTTCTGTACTCCTAGATGAGTGCTGTATTCAGTCATCATGAGagacttcctcctgcagcagctcggaagaaatacagagacccacaaccagacaTTATGCcattatgcagagagagagagagagagagagagagagagagagagagagagagagagagagagaccttgggaATACATAGCTTCCAGTGGGATCCCTAAATCAAATCTCTCTCCTTAGAATTCAGGGAACCCCTAGGAAGACAAGGCAGAAACCGTGAAAGAACAGAGGAAATGGAGGCCATCAAGACAACAACACCTCTAAATCCACTGTGCAAAGCTCCTCAGAACTCACCtggactgaagcagcaagcacaggacctgcacaggtctgcaccaagTCCTCTGCATAATATTATAGCATTCAGTTTAGGGTTTCTATGCAGCTCCTGTAGTGAGAGTGACCCACTCTTtcattcttgtgccttctctagGGCCCCTCTCCTTCTGTTGGTTATATGTGTCCAACTTGActgtgatgtttttgttttgtattattgtATTTTATGTTTTGGTGTTGCCTCTTagaaagctgtttttttttttctaatgagagacagaagtaGAGTGGATCCGATGGGAGAGGGGATTGGGAAGAGCTGGTAGGAGTAGACTGAGGATGAGCTATAATCAGAGTATATCCTATGAGAAAAACAATCTGTTTTCAGTAAGAAGGACAAAATAGCAGAGAAAAATCAATCTCTAGTATGCTCTGCAGAATATGGTGATTGGAGGTAACAATAGTTTACTAGAGATTTCAAACAGCAAGAAGAAATGCTTCAAAAACATTCATCATAAGGAAGTGACAAATGCTAGAGATACATATATTTAGCATGATGTAAGCATTGTGTAggctgtgagtttgtgtgtgtgtgtttgtaaattataaataattatgaTATGTAATATGTtaatatgtgtataatataacaattataaataatataaaagtatTATGTATTACCATGTTTCTAATACCATAATATATATTACTGCAGGATATTCAAAATGAAGAGGCTAGGATGCAATTATAAAAATGATAACCTGacccaagttcctgtcctgacaatGCTCTCCTGGGAAAGCTGGAATAAAGACATCCAAGCATGGAggaatgtgtgatggagagatgggaaaAATGAAACGCTGTGGAGAGATGCAAGAGAAAGCAAAACTCAGGGATCTGTGCACAGTGCAGAGATGTAGCTagaaacacaaagcagagaggaagagacaggtgtGAGGAGATCGTGGGGTCCTGATCCTGGCTGTCACCAAGACATTTTCTGGGTACATTGTCCTGCTGCAGCTGAGGTATGTGTTGATGTCTCTGGTCTGAGTCACCACCAAAGCCCAAACTGATACCTGTggtctgggctgctgctggcGATCTTGTGTTGATATGTAACCCTTTGTGAGGTGGCACGACTTATTTAAAATGAAGACAGTCGATGTAACCTAATCTATTGCCATTATGTCTCCTCACATCACCCAAGGTTTGAATTATTTCTTTCAGTAAAAACCCTAAAAACTGGTGCTATTCAAGCAATAAATTTGCAAGCCTAGAATGTGTGTTTAGCACTGAATCTGTGTCAAACACTGAGTGACACACAGTACTGTCACCTATGTGAAAACACTCATGGCAAGTTTGGGTATTTCACTGCTAATGTAAGGCATTTTTCAAGCTCATTTGTTTATGGCATCAGCTAATACCAATGATTCCCATGTCTGACCTTCTATTTGTATTCAGACTCATGCACTCACAGGAAACTCCATCCAGGAGACACAACATTGGGGCTGCCTTTGCAACTGAGTACCAGAGCTGAGCAGGGCTCTGGCAGGATCTCAACCAAGAGATTTGCTTTCCCAAGAGAGACTAAAAAGATTCAGATGAGCAGAGAACAGTCTTCAAATCTGTTTTCAGCACACGTTTTTCATAAGGTTTTATTATTGAAAAGTTACATTCTGTTGCATTTATATTCTTGTCATTATGTGACTTTATGGGGAACactttaaatttgtgtgtgtgtgtgtgtgtgtgtgtgtgtgttcatgtttgtgaaTGCAGTCACTCATGCATTGTGATATGCATGTAGATAACAGATTTCACCGGGCTTATTACACTCGGCCTGACCTTCCACTTTGTTTAAGGTTGGGTCTCTTGTTATTCCTTAGTGTGTAGGCCAGGCTAAGTACTGCAGAGACCCTTGGAATTCACCTCCCATCTGCACATAAGAGCGCTGGGGTGGAAGCTGCCTGGTACTCATGATATGTGGATATTgggtatctgaactcaggtctttgttgTGAGTCAATAATATATCCACTGAACCTCAGGGGAACTAGAGACAATGCTGTGATATCTGTATGAAGATAATATGTCTTTATTAcgaggaagcacaaaaacatgTGAAGATGCCATTTGAATCTTCTAGACACCCAGTTAGTGTGAGTGAATACACATCATATGTCTCATAAACAGAGATCTAGGACAGTTATTTCCATGCTGAATTGAAAGTCTGtcaatcaaggaaaaaaaaattctgttgcCCTGTCTCTTGAACCTCAGAATGgcatgtgttttgtgtgtctgAGTCTAACTATTGTCATGCTCTATCAGTCAATCCATGTAAAACTTCTTTTCTCTCACTGAATTATCTTACTTTCCATAACAATTTCACAGTGTATCTATGTTCCCCAGttgctgaaaacaaccaagaGTGAGACAACCAAATAAGCTAGAAGTCTGCTTATTGTATAGAAACAACAGGTGCAGAGGACATCAGTTCAAAAGCTGAGTTCCAAGTTAATTTTTAGAAAGTTTTGAATGCCCCCTATGTCTCCTTCCCTAAGCAATCTAGAGTAACTTACACTTGATTGGCctattaaatttctttcttttctcttttcattcgtattggatattttcttcatctacaattcaaatattatctcctttcctagtttcccctccagaaacctcctgTCCCACCCCAACTCCTTACGTCCATGAGGATGCTCGcctgcccatccatccactctctccctcatccccaccctggcatttccttgCACTGGTGTATCAaagcttcacaggaccaagggcctctcctcctattgatgcccgacaaggccttCTTCTGTTACATacgtggctggagccatgggtcagtccaggtgtactctttggttggtggtttagaccctgggagttctggggtgtctgattggttgatattgttcttcttcctatggggttgcaaaccccctcagttacctcagtcctttctctaactcctccattggagatgccattctcagttcaatggttggctgtgcgcATTCACCCCTATATTTGTCAGgttcttgcagagcctctcaggagagagctatatcaggctcctgtcggcatgcatTCTTTGcaccccaatagtgactgggattGTTGATTGTATGTGCAATGGATatccatgtgtggcagtctctgctccacactttgtctccgtatttccccTTGTgcatattttgttcccccttctaagaagtactgaagcatccacactttggtctttcttcttgagcatgtgttctgtaaattgtatcttgggtattctgaacttttggggtaatgtccacttatcagtgagtggaaatcatgtgaatttttttctgattgggttacctcactcaggatgatattttctagttccatccatttgtctaagaatttcatgaagtcattgtttttaatagctgagtaagtaccccattatgtaaatgtaccacagtttctgtatccattctgctgTGGAAGGACA is part of the Rattus norvegicus strain BN/NHsdMcwi chromosome 4, GRCr8, whole genome shotgun sequence genome and encodes:
- the LOC134478863 gene encoding vomeronasal type-1 receptor 44-like, which codes for MNKDNILHTDTNIKITLFSEVSVGISANSILFFAHLSMLLGENRPKPIDLYIAFLSLTQLMLLITMGLIVLDMFTYQGRWDSTTCQSFIYLHRFLRGLTLCAICSLNILWTIILSPRSSRLTKFKHKYPHHISGAFLFLCVFYMSFSSHYLVSIIATPNLTSDNFMYVTQSCSLLPVSYSRRSMFSTPMAIREAFLISIMALSSGYMVALLWRHKNQAQHLQSTRVSTKASPEQRAIRTILLLMIFFVVLYILENVVFYSRMKFKDCSIFFCFHIIVSHSYATVSPFVFICTEK